GGACCCGTACAGGTACCAGAACCAGAACCTGATTCTGAACGCAGCACGACTCATCACGCACCAGCAGCCCCGTAGACAAAATCAGAAAACATAAAACGACTTTGCGCCAGAGGTCCTGAAAGACGATAAAGATGGAAACGTTTTCACGTTTTCATCGGAGCTGAGATGGTTTTCAGTCGATGTAGGGAGGAAGTCGTGCTGCCGCACAGACCAGGTGTTTCAGGTGTTTCTGTCCCAGCGTTTGATTTATTGAGAATTTCAGCACCTGTAACCAGACGTGCTTCTTAGAGACATCAGCTGCCCTttaaactgagaaaataataatgaatctgtgtgcagctctgcagagctgctgcCTCTGCTGGGTCAGAGGTCGGACCactacaccgccatcatcatCGAGGACCCGGACTCCTACGTAGGACGAGAGGTGGGACCATGAAGGAGGAGACGGTTCAGCCTGAGCTCCGGAGCCGAGGAtctaactgtctctctctctacctgtctgtctctcaggtgaTCCTGGACCTGCAGCAGTACTCGGGTGTGGAGGTAAAGCGAGCTCTGAGCTCTGACCGCCCCCTGCTGGA
This genomic window from Micropterus dolomieu isolate WLL.071019.BEF.003 ecotype Adirondacks unplaced genomic scaffold, ASM2129224v1 contig_2313, whole genome shotgun sequence contains:
- the LOC123964420 gene encoding sulfhydryl oxidase 2-like, whose product is MVNILQNHTKREWPDHCPPLDPYSSAELLPLLGQRSDHYTAIIIEDPDSYVGREVILDLQQYSGVEVKRALSSDRPLLDALKITTFPSVYLLHPNASHSHLHV